Proteins from a single region of Lemur catta isolate mLemCat1 chromosome 24, mLemCat1.pri, whole genome shotgun sequence:
- the KLHL8 gene encoding kelch-like protein 8 produces MASDSVNGKQARNHFTKGKRQQHQQVKNRSSASDGGGEDFFIFEANEAWRDFHGSLLQFYENGELCDVTLKVGSKLISCHKLVLACVIPYFRAMFLSEMAEAKQTLIEIRDFDGDAIEDLVKFVYSSRLTLTVDNVQPLLYAACILQVELVARACCEYMKLHFHPSNCLAVRAFAESHNRVDLMDMADQYACEHFTEVVECEDFVSVSPQHLHKLLSSSDLNIENEKQVYSAAIKWLLANPQHHSKWLDETLAQVRLPLLPVDFLMGVVAKEQIVKQNLKCRDLLDEARNYHLHLSSRAVPDFEYSVRTTPRKHTAGVLFCVGGRGGSGDPFRSIECYSINKNSWFFGPEMNSRRRHVGVISVEGKVYAVGGHDGNEHLGSMEMFDPLTNKWMMKASMNTKRRGIALASLGGPIYAIGGLDDNTCFNDVERYDIESDQWSTVAPMITPRGGVGSVALLNHVYAVGGNDGVASLSSVERYDPHLDKWIEVKEMGQRRAGNGVSELHGCLYVVGGFDDNSPLSSVERYDPRSNKWDYVAALTTPRGGVGIATVMGKIFAVGGHNGNAYLNTVEAFDPVLNRWELVGSVSHCRAGAGVAVCACLTSQIRDVGRGSNTVVDCM; encoded by the exons ATGGCTTCAGACTCTGTGAATGGAAAACAAGCTAGAAATCACTTCACAAAGGGGAAAAGACAACAGCACCAGCAAGTAAAGAACAGGTCTTCAGCCAGCGACGGCGGTGGAGAagacttctttatttttgaagccAATGAAGCTTGGAGAGATTTTCATGGTTCTcttcttcaattttatgaaaatggGGAACTCTGCGATGTCACACTGAAG GTTGGCTCAAAGCTAATCTCTTGTCACAAGCTGGTGTTGGCTTGTGTTATTCCTTACTTCAGAGCCATGTTTCTCTCTGAAATGGCTGAAGCCAAGCAAACGCTGATTGAGATCAGAGATTTTGACGGTGATGCAATAGAAGACTTGGTAAAGTTTGTGTATTCTTCACGGCTCACTTTGACTGTTGACAACGTCCAACCTCTCTTGTATGCAGCCTGCATCCTGCAGGTTGAACTGGTGGCTAGAGCTTGCTGTGAATACATGAAGTTACATTTTCATCCCTCCAATTGCCTGGCCGTGAGAGCCTTTGCAGAAAGTCACAATCGAGTAGACTTGATGGACATGGCAGATCAGTATGCCTGTGAGCATTTCACTGAAGTAGTGGAGTGTGAAGACTTCGTGAGTGTGTCACCCCAGCACCTCCACAAGCTTTTGTCCTCCAGTGATCTGAACATTGAGAATGAAAAGCAGGTCTACAGTGCTGCCATCAAGTGGCTTCTTGCCAATCCTCAGCATCATTCCAAATGGTTGGATGAAACACTTGCACAG GTTCGTCTGCCATTGTTGCCAGTTGATTTTCTCATGGGTGTTGTGGCAAAAGAACAGATTGTCAAGCAGAATCTAAAATGTAGAGATTTACTGGATGAAGCAAGAAATTACCACCTTCATTTGAGTAGCAGAGCAGTACCTGACTTTGAATACTCTGTTCGGACTACCCCAAGGAAGCATACTGCTG GTGTGCTGTTTTGTGTAGGTGGTCGAGGTGGCTCTGGTGACCCCTTTCGCAGTATCGAATGCTATTCTATCAACAAAAACAGTTGGTTCTTTGGACCAGAAATGAATAGCCGGAGGCGACACGTGGGTGTAATCTCTGTGGAAG GTAAAGTGTATGCAGTAGGTGGACATGATGGAAATGAACATTTAGGCAGCATGGAGATGTTTGACCCTCTCACTAATAAATGGATGATGAAGGCATCAATGAACACAAAGAG GCGAGGAATTGCTTTGGCCTCCTTAGGAGGCCCAATTTATGCAATTGGAGGGTTAGATGACAATACTTGCTTCAATGATGTGGAGAGATACGACATAGAATCTGACcagtggagtacagtggcaccaaTGATTACTCCCCGTGGAGGAGTTGGCTCGGTGGCTCTATTA AACCATGTTTATGCAGTAGGTGGCAATGATGGAGTGGCTTCTTTGTCTAGTGTGGAAAGGTATGATCCACATCTGGATAAGTGGATAGAAGTTAAAGAAATGGGTCAACGGAGAGCAGGCAATGGAGTTAGTGAGCTTCATGGTTGCTTATACGTTGTTG GTGGTTTTGATGATAATTCTCCTCTGAGTTCGGTTGAGCGGTATGACCCTCGAAGCAACAAGTGGGATTACGTGGCGGCACTTACCACTCCCAGGGGCGGCGTGGGGATCGCAACTGTGATGGGCAAGATCTTTGCCGTCGGTGGTCACAATGGCAACGCGTACTTAAATACGGTGGAGGCGTTCGACCCCGTGCTGAATAG GTGGGAGCTTGTTGGATCTGTGTCTCACTGCAGAGCTGGAGCAGGAGTAGCTGTGTGCGCCTGTTTAACTAGCCAAATTCGAGATGTAGGCCGTGGATCCAATACTGTGGTTGACTGTATGTGA